The nucleotide sequence ccccccccaattgaTGCAGTTCATAGCATACGTATTCTTCTGATATATTGTACCTATTGGGGAGGATAAAGTTGTGATACTTCATCTTGTAGTGGTATGCCGGAGTGCAAACTTGGCCTAAATGACAGGGTTCTATTGGAGGCTCAAGGTCGATCAAGTAAAGGAAAAGCTATTGATCTGGACGATATCAAATTTCATCAGTAAGCCTTGacttcattaattttatttccgTATGGGTTCATGCAGTTTGTCATTAATCTATGAGCCCGTGAGTGAGTCCATCTATTTCTTGCCACGTGTATATACCAAGTTCATTCATAACTTTTTAACCTAATTAAGTTTGTGATGTTTCTATTGCATCTTTTTGTCTTGACGTCCTGTTTTTCCCTTTGGCCTTAAACCAGGTGTGTACGTTTGGCCCGCTTTGAGAATGATCGCACAATATCTTTCATACCCCCCGATGGATCGTTTGATCTGATGACATATAGGCTTAGTACCCAGGTTCATTTTGAGCACACGTATCATTTTATAATGTGCTATTTTTTGCGACCTTCTTTTTTGTGGGCAAGGTTGGACTTGAAAGTTGGTCTATGGCATTGCTAGGCGGAACTTAATTGAGCTGCAACTGCTTGTGCTCTTCCATTTCCTTAATTTGTagtctctcttcctctctcaattttatttttataaattcaggTTAAACCTCTCATTTGGGTAGAAGCTCAAGTTGAGAGGCATTCTAGGAGCCGTGTTGAGATGGTGGTGAAAGCCCGCAGCCAGTTCAAGGAGCGTAGGTAAAACcattttttgttattctaaaTTCTAACCTCAAAGATTTTCTTCTCCCTATATGATGAAGATCCTACAGTCTATCATTGCAATCTTGTTATTTCACCGTCCATattacttgaaaaatatggGAGGGGAGTCTTTCTGTTTATATGAAGATGATAACATCATAATTCCTGTTATTTGTCCCATGACCCCTCTGCAACACTATCATTTTGTGAATGATCTCCATTCTGGGAAAGAAAGTTGTACCTTGAAATGCTCTAAAATCTCATACACAAAATAGCAATGGTTTTAGTTTTATGCAATTCCAGGTGTTCCCTTGATCGAATTCATTAATTTCAGTTGCTCCTTTGAGTTGATTTGGTAGGCAAACGCTATATCGTCTGATCTCCTATTGTGTTTCTTATTAACAGTACTGCAACAAATGTTGAAATTCAATTGCCCGTGCCATCTGATGCTACAAATCCTAATGTTCGAACATCAATGGGGTCTGCTACATATGCTCCCGAGAATGATGCATTGGTGTGGAAAATTAAATCTTTTCCTGGAAATAAGGTAGGAGCTCTTGTTGCAATAACCCATTTCCATCAAAGACATTGATTCAAGAGctttaatatgtttattttatatttttgtgaaacaaAAAATGCACAGGAATATATGTTAAGGGCAGAGCTTAGGCTTCCTAGCATAATTTCTGAAGAAGCAGCTCCTGACAGAAAAGCTCCTATTAGAGTGAAGTTTGAGATACCATATTTTACTGTCTCAGGAATTCAGGTATGCTGGCTGATTGCTTGTTTGTGATTATTAATGCTAAAACTATAAGCACTTTTCACTCATCATGATGGAAGAGCTAATGACACCAACAATTTAGTATACTGGATCAAGTTTCTTATTTGATTAATCAGTAGCATATTCTCTATATTAATATAAGTTCCAGAGGATGATTTATCCTAAAGAAAAAGGAACTGAGGCTGTCTGGTTGAATGTAATTTTTACAACGCAAGTATGATCTTTAAAGTTGATCATGAAGAGTGAACCAACTGCTAGAGGTTTTTTGAGTTGGCATAAGTTTCCCTTTTTACTTAGTTTAATGTGGGAACAACCTTGACATGAGTCTAGTGGGAGTTTTACCATGGGCTCTAGAAACTGTCTGCACTGGTTAGCTTTAGAGAGGCAAATGTTCCTGTCTATGTTTGAACTATTACTCATGTTTTTGTGGTATTGCTACTTTTGATAAGCAAAATCAGACTTTTACTCCCTATGATCTTGTACATCATTAGTTATATGGAAACTTCTCTGTAGTCTATGGGATTATGAGTACTGTTGGTAAATTGGATTAGAatggagaaaagagaaaaagtgtTGCGGTTTTTTGATACTCatttccatctcaaatttgatcAATAAAAAACCATTAGTTTATTAGACAGAATAATGAATCTTTTCCTACAAAGGCAGGAGTATTTGTTGATAGCTAACTGATGAATCCTTGGCACCTTCTTCATCTATAACTTGCATAATTTGGAGtgagaaaaacatattttattgaaGGGAAGGCTATAGGCCTGTAGCAGACAATGTTCAACTGTCTTACTGCTGTTCTGTTTTATAACAAGTTACAGCTACCCCACATTTGCAAGAACACTTATCTTAACACCAAAGGAAGGTCCTATAAATAGATGATGGTACAGAAGAGCATTATACTTATCCACTATATACCATCCCTTAACATTTTACAccctttaataattaattatctcttTCTCATTTAGAAAGCTTAATTTGTCAACCCTGACACATAACTTAAGAAAATATCAACCTTTTGCAGGTTcgttatctaaaaattattgaGAAAAGTGGATATCAGGCACTTCCATGGGTGAGATACATTACAATGGCTGGAGAGTATGAATTAAGATTGATCTGAAAGGCAACCACTTAAGGTACCATATGCGTTGGACAGTACTTGGAATGTTGGATTGTCCATGAAGTTTCCAGGTCACGCGATATCCCCGACATGCAAGCGATCCATTTTCTCAATCGTTGCTGATTTTACCAGTCAAACAAATGCTTCCAGTGCTGCAATTATTAGCCATCAATAGAAAAGGTTGCTGAGGCTTATGATATATATTACTTGTGTCAAGATTCGTGGAATGTAAGAatcatttttgtgtgtgttgaACAGCAGTGAATCTGATAGCATCCTTAGGGTCAGAAGTTAGAGAAAATGGTGTCTGGTTTTGTGGGTTTTTGAGCCCTATTGAACTCAGGAAAATAAACCTGAACGTACGAGCAAGTTTTCTTTTATCCTTGCTGGAATACACatgtaattttcctaatttcacAAATGTGTCTCTTTGATACACATTTCCTGACGGTAGCTTACCTCAGTGATATTCCAATATGACGTTTCTATCCAATTATTGATGTTGGTTgaaattttctaatatttgGCTGGCGCAGAACTTATAATTTACTTGGCATTGCTTAAATTTCTTGGCAAGATACTTGAATGCCTTAAAAGTTTCGATTCGTCCATATGCCTTTTAAGTTTAAGGTGATATTTCTTTTCACACTTGGTTGACAAATTGGTTTTTCGCGTGGTCTTCTACAGTTGTTTGTACACCTGAGTTGATGAAATGCAAGAGGCCACGTTGGCTTGTGCCGTGAGAACTTTACCCAATTTGTTCATGATGGCCCATTTATGGAATGTTTTTATATTCTTGCAACTTTGTTTGGGTGATactgtaattaaaaaatattactcaatctaaactcttttttatttttatttttactaacgTTAAAAACTTAGAATTATTAGAGTGCATTCGGTAAATCCACCAAGTCTCACGTGTACTTCAtgcaaattatttattttattatatttttaaaacgcATGAAAACCCAATAATTGTAGGAATTATTAACATAGGGAATcgcataaaaaatatttggcGGGTGAAGCTGGGACCGAAAGATGAAATAAAAACTGGGTTTCGATATATACAATAGGCCTCTTGTCTTGTACATGAAAAGAAGGGCCTTACCCTTCACTCTCACTAGATGAGAGGATTAAGATGATTGGATTGCTGATAACCTACGCGTGAAAAGCTCGAAAACTTCATCCCTTTCCAGCATGCTTATCCTCACATACTTTGAGCTCACTCCAAAGTGTTTCCCCCCTCGAGTCAATATCCTGTGCCCTCCAAGAAACCCTTCACAGTCCTCTATCTCCCCTTGGCATTTCAACCATGCAAAAGCTaccaagaaagaagaataaactCGGTTAATAACCAACGGAGTCATAGCCTGTGATATATCGCGCCAGTCAACTCCAGAGTTCGAGTTTTGAGTAATATCATTTTACTTGTCCAAAAAAATAAACcagtaaataaataatgttgAGACTTTGTGATGGTTGCCTAATTGTCAATAGTAATTACCAGGTTGTGATTCAAAGCTCCGGCCGGTGAAGGTGCAGAATCCGGTGGGAAAGTCTGGCAAACTGAATGCGGCACCCCTTTTCACGGCAGCCCTTAGTTGCTTCCACCTCTTCTCCATGAGGGCATGGCTGTAGTCGAAGAAGGGCAGGCTGGCCGGTTTAGGGTTGCCAACATGGTCATAACCCTCAGCTACGGCATGCAAAATTTTTGCTGCCCGGAGCTGCGAGTCCTTCGACACGCCTATCGTGTTGAGCTCGATGAACTTGGTCATTTTTCTCGCCACTTCTTTGTCCTTGACAAGAGCCCAACTGCAAGATGTGCAGAAAAAAATGTTTTCGTACCGTatagcacaaaaaaaaaaaaaaaaaaaatgcatgtgTTGATTAATTGGATATGAGAAGGGAATGTTTGGTTCGATTTGGTTCAGCTCGGTTACCCAATGCGTGTGCCGGCATGGCCGGTGCTTTTGGAGACGGTGAATAGCATGAGGTCGTGGTCCGCAGGAGAAGAAATGGGAGTATATTGGGGCCAGTAGTAAGCAAGATCATGAATCAGGATTCCCGCACTTCGGTTGACCACGGCTTGCCTAGTCGATCCATCTGGGTTGTTAGGTGAGGTGACAAGCTCGATGTAGGGCCTGTTGGCTTTACTGAATTCGTGCGCGTCGCCAGCCCATTTATAGAGCCCCGATTTCAAGAAATCCGTCATCAATGGGTACGACTGCAAGCAGCAAGGAAAtgacaatcacaagccttaatatCGCCATTGTTATCTCTGCTCATGAAGATTTCGGGGAGAATTCATTGAATCCTAACTGAATCAATCAGCACATTGCGTAGCAGTATTTAAAGTCTTTTTGACTTTTAACACCTGCATGTCAGTAAATATTACAGGCTGTAGGTGGCGCCCGATAAGGAGGATCTTAACTGCAAATTGGTAAGCTTCCTTCCAGTTGTTGGAATGCGTGAAGGATTGAAAGGCCCAAGTCCTACTGCTGGAGACAATTGAAAATCTATTCATGTGGATGGGGGTCTAAAAATTCAGCAACAAAATAGACCAGATCTGCCTTAATTATTGACGAAAGATATTGCACATTTAACATCCGTGTAACTATTGCAACTCACGTGGCTTTGTAGATGAAAACTAAAGGAAAACTAGGCATCGCCATTCTTAAAGAGCAGAGCCATTTTTATGCATAGTCTATACTTACGAGGGGAGAGGGGTTAGAggttatttttacaatttaaattgtaattttttaatcacaAAGTAACAAACTTGTGGTGGCTATCAAACCCCGCTCTCTCCTAACACAATAATAcaactgaaaaaataaaaattcaacttCTCGTCATTTCCGAACAAACCAAATGATAGACGATTCTAGAATAGGTATAAAAATTTAGGAGATTGGGAATGTAGAAGAGATTATTGACTTAATATAGCTGTTATTGCTTTACACTTTCATATAATCTCTTATATTGTTATTGGTTGGTTGTATTTCTATGTTATGCTTGTAACTGTAAAGGATTAGATTTATCTTAAATACTGATGCGTAAATTGTGTAAGTATATTATAATCTAGTCTTGTTTCAGTTTGTAATAGAGGTTGTAGTCATTCAGTTGAATTTCTcagaactctctctctctctctctctctctctctctgttttcaaCTTTTTACCTTCCGTTTCAAGGGATGCATATGTACCTGTCTCTATGAGACAAACGGGTgtgatataattaaaacaaaaggcaaattacaaaaaaaaaaaaaaaaactttgaccCGAGTATCAATTTTTTATGGAaccttaaaaattattaattctaaacCCAAACTTACAGAAATGATGAATTCTATGCCGAACTCACCGAGTAATAGGGCGCAGCAGATACTATGCTCATGGGCTCGGGTGCATCGGCTGGACACAGAGCATACAATGCAGCCTGAAATAGTTGCGACGACCCTGTTCCAACCACAATGTGACGCTCTTTGGTGACGGCGTTTCCCACCAGTTTGTGGAGTCGAACAACGGCCTTTGCAAATTCCGGCTCCAGAAACCAGCAGAGGTTGGAGGCATCCGAGAAATAGCTTATGTACTGCCACCCGGAGATCACGACAGCGGTTTTGTCGCCAGCCTGCCGCCAAAACCTCTCGTACATTGTCGGATCGCCACTGCATTCAGCAGCTTCATGATGTTATAGATCACAAACACGATACAGATTCTAGACttcattgaaataaaaattggtCCGTTCGCACCAAGTGATGTGCATTTGCAAGTGGAATTACTATGCCAATATGGGTGTGGACAATTGCAATTTTAGCATTGGTGCTGCTGCTCAAAGTTGGATGCTGGCTTTGTTGGATTATACGCAAAGATGATGCACTAAGAGAGTGTCCATGTAATGtaacatatgaaaatatataaagaaattgTGCTCAATTTACAGGATGCAAGATGGGTATGGGGGGCAGCAATTATGGGGCCTCCTCTGTCACAGATCAATGATTGGATGGACGGCTAGTAAACATCAGATCTAAAGATGGGTTTTGCATAACTGGTAATGCTTGGAAGGACCCATAAATTATGGGACCCaaatagaagaaaaacccaCTTTCCTTTTTCCCGTATAGCACTAGTGATAATAAAGTCACT is from Diospyros lotus cultivar Yz01 chromosome 2, ASM1463336v1, whole genome shotgun sequence and encodes:
- the LOC127795871 gene encoding AP-1 complex subunit mu-2-like; the protein is MAGAASALFLLDVKGRCLIWRDYRGDVTAAQAERYFSKLLEKEGDIESNGPVGYDSGVTYMFIQHNNVFLMTASRQNCNAASLLLFLHRVVEVFKHYFEELEEESLRDNFVVVYELLDEMMDFGYPQYTEAKILSEFIKTDAYRMEVTQRPPMAVTNAVSWRSEGIQYKKNEVFLDVVESVNILVNSNGQIIRSDVVGALKMRTYLSGMPECKLGLNDRVLLEAQGRSSKGKAIDLDDIKFHQCVRLARFENDRTISFIPPDGSFDLMTYRLSTQVKPLIWVEAQVERHSRSRVEMVVKARSQFKERSTATNVEIQLPVPSDATNPNVRTSMGSATYAPENDALVWKIKSFPGNKEYMLRAELRLPSIISEEAAPDRKAPIRVKFEIPYFTVSGIQVRYLKIIEKSGYQALPWVRYITMAGEYELRLI